One Deltaproteobacteria bacterium RIFCSPHIGHO2_02_FULL_44_16 DNA segment encodes these proteins:
- a CDS encoding apolipoprotein N-acyltransferase: MTIHIITTGISALFLVLSFPTVLAGWEIPHSPLFVWIAFVPFLLATREASLRRIWFLSFLLFSLFFACQLATIETAIRVFGHFSFVTSLTLTSLLIFALSLYMAFLPWLSYFLSRKQGEFIIWFPVCYVSFEFFRTYIFPFGGFPWGELSVSQAHWLLPLQIVDVMGSLGLTFLIVWTNVFITEVVCHSRPGLRHAGINSGGDLMRFPFKACGNDDRRTTFFLQKCAVTLLLFLFCFGYGHLKIRSMEKIVQHASKLRVALLQGNLSPKTSSTLKNSMDRLQVYTTEAAKVFSSKVDLIVWPEGAYSFLIPLKKPVLYNDALGGKPLDVSQRLPLSLVGAVTKASEHSYYNSALLYDARGQYLSSYHKTHLVPFGEYIPYRSLFPFLTAVTRPIGILLPGEEIRPLVVDRLSIGPLICIEDLYASLSRAHVQNGANLLVNITNDGWYGLSPIPKQHLLSSVVRAVETRRSVLRAANTGVTALIDPVGRVLQQSPLNETLVIVGEVPLLTSLSTYVTLGDWFAWGCVLYLLFGIVFLLKMRWKDRSSGFSPTRE, encoded by the coding sequence ATGACAATTCATATTATTACTACTGGTATAAGCGCGCTTTTCCTCGTGCTTTCTTTTCCCACTGTTCTTGCAGGATGGGAAATTCCTCACTCTCCCTTGTTCGTCTGGATTGCCTTTGTCCCTTTTCTTTTGGCCACACGAGAAGCGAGCCTTCGTCGCATCTGGTTTCTTTCGTTTCTTCTCTTTTCCCTCTTTTTTGCGTGTCAACTTGCCACCATTGAAACGGCGATTCGTGTTTTTGGTCATTTTTCTTTTGTCACGAGCCTTACTCTTACTTCTCTTTTAATTTTTGCTCTGTCGCTCTACATGGCTTTTCTTCCGTGGCTTTCATATTTCCTTTCTCGAAAACAGGGTGAGTTCATTATTTGGTTTCCGGTGTGTTACGTTAGTTTTGAATTTTTCCGAACGTATATTTTTCCTTTCGGAGGATTTCCATGGGGAGAGCTTTCCGTGTCTCAAGCTCATTGGCTCCTTCCGCTTCAGATCGTGGATGTTATGGGGAGTCTCGGTCTCACATTTCTTATTGTGTGGACAAATGTTTTTATAACTGAAGTTGTTTGTCATTCCCGTCCCGGCTTACGGCATGCCGGGATAAACTCCGGCGGGGATCTCATGAGATTCCCGTTTAAAGCATGCGGGAATGACGATAGAAGAACCACATTTTTTCTTCAAAAATGTGCGGTGACATTGCTGCTTTTTCTTTTCTGCTTTGGGTATGGTCATTTGAAAATACGTTCCATGGAAAAAATAGTGCAGCACGCATCAAAACTTCGCGTCGCGCTTTTACAGGGAAATCTTTCACCGAAGACATCTTCCACGCTTAAAAATTCGATGGATCGTCTGCAGGTTTATACCACTGAAGCGGCAAAAGTTTTTTCTTCCAAGGTCGATCTGATTGTATGGCCCGAAGGAGCTTATAGCTTTCTTATCCCTCTGAAGAAACCTGTTCTTTATAATGATGCGCTCGGCGGAAAACCGCTTGATGTTTCTCAGCGTTTACCACTTTCCCTTGTCGGAGCGGTTACCAAAGCATCGGAACACTCTTATTATAATAGTGCACTTCTCTACGATGCTCGTGGACAATATCTTTCCAGTTATCACAAAACTCATCTTGTTCCTTTTGGCGAATATATTCCGTATCGATCTCTTTTTCCATTTCTCACAGCAGTCACTCGACCGATCGGGATTCTTTTACCTGGAGAAGAGATTCGACCTCTTGTCGTTGATCGTCTTTCCATTGGCCCGCTTATCTGTATTGAAGATCTCTATGCTTCTCTGAGCCGAGCGCATGTTCAGAATGGAGCCAACCTTCTGGTGAATATAACGAACGATGGTTGGTACGGTCTTTCACCGATTCCAAAGCAACATTTGCTCTCTTCAGTTGTGCGTGCCGTGGAGACAAGGCGATCGGTTCTTCGTGCGGCCAATACAGGTGTTACTGCTCTCATTGATCCTGTCGGACGCGTTCTCCAACAATCGCCGTTGAATGAAACGTTAGTCATTGTCGGAGAAGTTCCTCTTCTTACTTCCCTTAGTACGTATGTGACGCTCGGCGATTGGTTTGCTTGGGGGTGCGTTCTTTATCTTCTTTTTGGCATTGTCTTTCTGTTGAAGATGAGATGGAAAGACAGGTCATCTGGATTCTCGCCTACGCGTGAATGA
- a CDS encoding phosphate starvation-inducible protein PhoH codes for MTDADKVIHLNFEDNNVARDLFGTEDKHLKSLERMLGIDIHVRGNDLRIEGGHGDVETGERILNKLYGLLKRGYPILGSEIENALSLLSRDVNLDIESLLSDSIFLPAKRRAIVPRSTGQKLYIDAIRKNDIVFCIGPAGTGKTYLAVAMAVTALLRKEYKRIVLARPAVEAGEKLGFLPGDMQAKVNPYLRPIYDALYDMLEVERVEELIQSDVIEIAPIAFMRGRTLHKAFVILDEAQNCNYHQMKMCLTRLGTDSKMVITGDVTQIDLPQTVRSGLLEAQRILHHEPGLIFHELKSSDVVRHPLVQRIVEAYQRHEKPHA; via the coding sequence ATGACAGATGCAGACAAAGTTATCCATTTAAACTTTGAGGATAATAATGTCGCGCGCGATCTCTTTGGCACCGAGGACAAGCATCTCAAGTCGCTTGAGCGCATGCTCGGAATTGATATTCATGTTCGTGGCAATGATCTTCGCATTGAAGGAGGTCACGGTGATGTTGAAACAGGAGAGCGGATTCTCAATAAGCTCTATGGTCTTTTGAAGCGTGGTTACCCTATTTTGGGATCTGAAATTGAAAATGCGCTTTCGCTTCTTTCGCGCGATGTGAATCTCGATATTGAAAGCCTTCTCTCTGATAGCATTTTTCTTCCTGCGAAACGTCGTGCCATTGTGCCACGCTCGACGGGACAAAAACTGTATATCGATGCGATTCGAAAAAACGATATTGTTTTCTGCATTGGACCAGCAGGTACTGGAAAAACCTATCTTGCAGTGGCAATGGCAGTGACGGCGCTTCTTCGAAAAGAATATAAACGCATCGTGCTTGCTCGTCCCGCGGTCGAAGCGGGAGAAAAGCTCGGCTTTCTTCCTGGAGACATGCAGGCAAAAGTGAATCCGTATCTCCGTCCGATCTATGATGCGCTGTACGATATGCTTGAAGTGGAACGTGTGGAAGAACTCATCCAAAGTGATGTGATCGAAATTGCGCCGATTGCTTTTATGCGAGGTCGAACGCTTCATAAAGCTTTCGTCATTCTTGATGAAGCGCAGAATTGTAACTATCATCAAATGAAAATGTGTCTCACTCGTCTTGGGACCGATTCGAAAATGGTCATCACCGGCGATGTCACCCAAATTGACCTTCCTCAGACCGTTCGCTCAGGACTTCTGGAAGCTCAACGCATTTTGCACCATGAACCAGGACTCATTTTTCATGAATTAAAAAGTTCGGATGTGGTTCGCCATCCGCTGGTGCAACGTATTGTAGAAGCATATCAACGACACGAGAAACCTCATGCGTAG
- a CDS encoding rRNA maturation RNase YbeY, translating to MRLLSLSGIQGKHSVAIIFIDDNAITTLSGRFRNLSHATDVLSFSYSYGDEKNAGEVVISLDTARRQSRERAVPLFSEILLLITHGLLHLQGYDDVRASDRHRMRRAEFEALVRIL from the coding sequence CTGCGTCTCCTCAGCTTATCGGGAATTCAGGGAAAACATAGTGTGGCGATCATCTTTATTGATGACAACGCGATTACAACACTTTCCGGAAGATTTCGAAATCTTTCTCATGCTACGGACGTTCTCTCTTTTTCTTATTCTTACGGAGATGAGAAAAACGCAGGCGAAGTTGTGATTTCGCTTGATACCGCTCGACGACAATCACGTGAACGTGCGGTTCCTCTTTTTTCGGAAATTCTTTTGTTGATAACGCATGGTCTTCTTCATCTTCAAGGATATGATGATGTACGAGCATCGGATCGTCATCGTATGCGAAGAGCAGAGTTTGAAGCTTTAGTGAGAATATTGTAA
- a CDS encoding peptide chain release factor 2, whose amino-acid sequence MTKELKELHTIYGEKFVMLAKALDIESKRHRILEIEQERAQPNFWNDTRRAQQLTKEQDQLKSCVDVYEEQQKFLLNIEAMLELAADGEAPELLEEAKGELKKVESALEAMEFQRMLSGPQDKSGAILTINAGAGGTEACDWASMLVRMYQRWAEKKGYSHEIVDFTEGEGAGFRSVTMTIGGDFAYGYLKAENGVHRLVRISPFDANKRRHTSFVSVYAIPDIQDDIEIDIKTDDLRIDTFRSGGAGGQHVNKTESAVRLTHLPTNTVVACQSERSQHQNREVAMKLLRAKLYELEMEKKRKELEAREKAKKRVEWGSQIRSYVMQPYQLVKDHRTDAEIGNVQAVLDGDLDEFMRKFLLEFTG is encoded by the coding sequence ATGACAAAAGAATTGAAAGAATTACATACGATATATGGAGAGAAATTCGTGATGCTTGCAAAAGCTCTTGATATTGAATCAAAGCGTCATCGCATTCTGGAGATCGAGCAAGAAAGGGCGCAGCCCAATTTTTGGAATGATACGCGACGTGCTCAGCAACTGACCAAAGAACAGGATCAATTGAAATCGTGCGTTGACGTGTACGAAGAACAACAAAAATTTCTCTTAAATATAGAAGCAATGTTGGAACTTGCGGCAGATGGAGAGGCACCTGAGTTGCTCGAAGAGGCTAAAGGAGAACTCAAAAAAGTGGAGAGTGCGCTTGAAGCCATGGAATTTCAGCGTATGCTTTCAGGTCCCCAAGACAAAAGTGGCGCTATTCTCACGATTAACGCCGGAGCTGGGGGCACTGAAGCTTGCGACTGGGCGTCGATGCTCGTGCGCATGTATCAACGCTGGGCTGAGAAAAAAGGTTACTCGCATGAAATTGTTGATTTTACCGAAGGGGAGGGCGCCGGTTTTCGAAGTGTCACCATGACGATCGGTGGTGATTTTGCGTATGGATATCTGAAAGCTGAAAATGGTGTGCATCGTTTGGTGCGTATCTCGCCCTTTGATGCGAACAAACGTCGACATACTTCTTTCGTTTCCGTCTATGCGATTCCCGATATTCAGGATGATATTGAAATCGACATTAAAACCGATGATCTTCGGATCGATACGTTTCGTTCTGGAGGAGCTGGTGGGCAGCATGTCAATAAAACAGAATCTGCAGTGCGACTGACGCATCTTCCGACAAATACAGTTGTTGCGTGTCAGAGCGAGCGAAGCCAACATCAAAATCGTGAAGTAGCGATGAAGTTGCTCCGCGCAAAACTTTATGAATTAGAAATGGAGAAGAAGCGCAAAGAGCTCGAAGCGCGTGAAAAAGCCAAAAAACGTGTCGAATGGGGGTCGCAGATTCGCTCGTATGTCATGCAGCCCTATCAACTCGTTAAAGACCATCGTACCGATGCCGAAATCGGGAACGTGCAGGCGGTGCTGGATGGCGACTTGGATGAATTTATGCGAAAATTTCTTCTAGAATTTACCGGATAA
- a CDS encoding nucleoside triphosphate pyrophosphohydrolase, whose translation MSSPSSAHFERLLSIMEKLRSPDGCPWDREQTFQSITPHTLEEAHEVVEAIEKQNFEGLAEELGDLLLQVIFYAQMAAEEKRFTIDDVLQKLCDKLVRRHPHVFGDKKIHDSKTVLQNWEEIKKTEGKKSVLDGVPKNLPALLRASRLGEKTSRVGFDFPNIEGVLEKIAEEIQEFKQAQTSRNSAAEFGDLLFSLVNYARFLNIDAEGSLRQCTDRFISRFQWIEQEAQRTHKHLKDFTPQEWDDLWTKAKEKQPSL comes from the coding sequence ATGTCTTCGCCTTCTTCCGCACATTTTGAACGCCTCCTCTCCATTATGGAAAAACTGAGATCTCCGGACGGTTGTCCGTGGGATAGAGAACAGACCTTTCAAAGCATTACTCCACATACATTAGAAGAAGCGCACGAAGTGGTTGAAGCAATCGAGAAGCAAAACTTTGAGGGACTTGCGGAGGAACTGGGCGATCTGCTGCTCCAAGTGATTTTCTATGCTCAAATGGCGGCAGAAGAGAAACGATTTACGATCGACGATGTTCTTCAAAAACTTTGCGATAAATTGGTCCGTCGTCATCCGCACGTTTTTGGCGACAAAAAAATTCATGACAGCAAAACCGTGTTACAGAATTGGGAAGAGATCAAAAAAACTGAAGGAAAAAAGTCGGTCCTTGACGGCGTTCCCAAAAACCTTCCCGCTCTCCTTCGCGCTTCTCGTTTGGGAGAAAAAACTTCTCGTGTCGGTTTCGATTTTCCAAACATTGAGGGAGTCTTAGAAAAAATTGCGGAGGAGATTCAGGAATTCAAACAAGCACAAACCAGCAGAAACAGCGCAGCTGAGTTTGGAGATCTGCTTTTTAGTCTTGTGAATTATGCACGTTTTTTAAACATCGATGCTGAAGGGAGTCTGCGTCAGTGCACAGATCGTTTTATCTCGCGCTTTCAGTGGATCGAACAAGAAGCACAACGAACACATAAACATTTGAAAGACTTCACTCCACAAGAATGGGACGACCTATGGACGAAAGCAAAAGAAAAACAGCCATCATTATGA